The region TTATTTATTCACGCGGATATGAGGGAGAGCGTCTTTCAGCATCAATCGAGACTACCATTTTTCTCAGTGTCGTATACTTTCTTTTGGCCTGGGTGATCGGGTGGCTAAAAGAAGAAATTGACCGGCTTATCGAGCGCGAAGCAAACGGTAAAAAGAGGCTCGAGACCATTTTTCAGCAGTTACCTGTAGGAGTATTAGTTTCAGATAAAGATTTCTCAATTATTCAATCAAATCATCGTCTTTTTGAAATTCTGGGGATAAGCATACCTCTCGGGTTTAAAATGGATTCTGAAATATTACTTGACACTACAAATGCCTGTGAAAAAATAACCTTATCCGATTCTCCCATCACTCAGGCTATCAAAACAGGAAAATCCGTTTCTAACCGAGAGTTTGTCTTTCAAAAAAAACGGAGACACCCGATATATTCAGGTCAGTGCTTCTCCGATCCGCAATCGCAACGAGGAAATTATTGCAGCAGCTTCCATTATTTCTGATATCACCGATCAAAAGAAAATTGAACTCCGGAAGGACGACTTTGTCAATATGGCTTCTCATGAACTTAAGACCCCTCTTACCAGTATAAAACTGTATACCGATATCATTGAACGCAAAATGAAACACTATCATGACCGGGAAATTCAGAAAATTATCGATAAAAATCAGGAACAAATCAGAAGACTGCAAATTCTGGTTGATGACCTTCTCGATGTTTCAAGAATCCAGACTGGAAAACTGACTTTTCAAAAGGAAATATTTGACATACACTCTGTCATTCAGGATACCATTGAACTTACCAAAGAAGCCGCAGCCCATCATCCGATCGTATACAATCGAGGCAAACCTGTTCTTGTGTATGCGGATAAATTCAGAATTTATCAGGTTTTGACAAACCTCATTACCAATGCCGTCAAATACTCACCTAAAAACAGTGAGATCATTATCGTGACGGAGGTAGCTGATAAACAGGTCATTGTAAGCGTACAGGATTCAGGAATCGGGATACCGGAATCAGAACATGAAAAAATCTTTGAGCGTCTCTACCAGGTTTTTGAATCGGCCGATCAAAAATCACCCGGATTCGGGATGGGATTATTTATTTCAAAGGAAATAATAAGAAAGCACAAGGGAAAAATATGGGTAGAAAGCGAACCGGGGAAAGGTTCTACCTTTTATATCTCGCTTCCTCTTGCGAAGAAACCGTCATAACAATGATAAAATAATCGGCTTGATCTCAGGATGACAGGCAATAAGGCTATATCGTTTCTTTCTGTCTGACAAATCAAGTTCAATTTCCTTCCCTTTCCAGTCAAACACTACCCCTCCTGCCTCCTCAATGATGATTTTCCCGGCCGATATATCCCATATAAACGGTCCTTTATCAACGGATGTTCCAATCTCATTTCCGGCTACTTTTGCAAGATCGAGAGCTACTGCTCCGAAAGCACGTACGCCTCTATACGAAGGCATCAATTTTTCAATAAGCGGCAACTGATCGGCATTCCGCATCGTCTCGCCGAAGTTGGTGCTCATCATCAAATTCTTGGTATCAAGGCGTTTCATGTTTAGAGATACATTCTTTCCTCCTATGATAACCATTGCCCCTCTCCCTTTTTCAGCAAAGTACATTTCATCATGGGCAGGTCTGTAAATCAACCCTGCCTGAAGTTCTCCTTTATAAAAATATGCCAGAGAACTGCAAAAATAATCTATTCCCGATGCGAAGTTTGAAGTCCCGTCGATCGGATCAATCACAAAATGATGCTTCCCTTCCGTATTCAGATCTTCTTCCCCGATAAACCCGATATCTTCCTCATTGATCCCTTTCGATTTTTTCATTTCACGTACAATACACTGCTCCATCACATTCTGCGATTCTTTATCCGCTTTCGTGACAATATTCTGATGATCTGTTTTGTGCGAAATATCAAGTTCTGTTGTACGGAAGTATCGCAGCTGGATTTTTGCGGCAGCACGGGCTGCATTTTGAAGGATATCGAACATACAGGCATTATACCATGCTTACAATGCGCAATAATCTCACCTGACAATCACACGAAGTAACCAAAATTTGTGAATGAAGTGGATGTTTGAGCTGACAGGATTATGGCGAGTTCACTTCTGAACAAATTTTCGGTTACGAGTCATTCACTGTAAAACCTGAATCTCGTCCCGAGGGAGATAAGCCTTTGTCTCAAAGTTCAGGATAACAGAAATTGCGAACCATTCTCACCGTTCCTCTTTCGACATGATAAAATACTAAGTATATGAAATTACTTGTCACAGGAGGAGCCGGCTTTATCGGCGCAAACTTCATCCATTACTGGTTGCGTCAGCACCCGGAAGATCAAATCATCAACTTTGATGCTCTGACCTATGCCGGCAATCTTGAAAACCTCAAACCCGTTGAAGAAAATCCCAACTACTCATTTGTTAAAGGCGATATCTGTGACCGGACGGCAGTTGATCAGGTCATGACAGAAGTTGATACCGTGGTCCATTTTGCGGCAGAAAGTCATGTCGACAGATCCATTCAGGATGCCACCCCTTTTGTAAAAACGAATGTCCTCGGTACACAGGTTCTTCTGGAATCGGCATTAAAAAATGGGGGAAAAAGATTTCATCATATATCAACAGACGAGGTTTTCGGTGCGCTTGAACTCGGAACCTCCGAGAAATTCCATGTCGATACTCCCTACAATCCCCGCAGTCCGTACTCAGCCTCAAAAGCAGGATCAGATCATCTTGTCCGTGCATATTACACAACGTACGAATTGCCCATAACAATTTCAAACTGTTCCAATAATTACGGTCCGTATCACTTCCCGGAAAAGCTCTTTCCTCTTGCGATAACAAATATCATTGAAGGAAAAAAAGTACCGGTCTACGGAGACGGCCAATATGTCCGTGACTGGCTGTATGTCGAAGATCACTGTCTGGCAATAGATGCAATCCTGACCAAAGGACAAATCGGCGAGACATATTTGATCGGCGGTTTGACCGATGATATTTCCAATCTTGACGCAATCAAAAAAATTCTTACGATAATGGGAAAAGGGGAAGACATGATCGAATATGTCAAAGACCGGCCCGGCCATGACAGACGGTATGCTATTGACTGGAGCCGCACAAAAGAACAACTCGGATGGGAACCGCAGTATAATTT is a window of Candidatus Roizmanbacteria bacterium DNA encoding:
- the rfbB gene encoding dTDP-glucose 4,6-dehydratase; amino-acid sequence: MKLLVTGGAGFIGANFIHYWLRQHPEDQIINFDALTYAGNLENLKPVEENPNYSFVKGDICDRTAVDQVMTEVDTVVHFAAESHVDRSIQDATPFVKTNVLGTQVLLESALKNGGKRFHHISTDEVFGALELGTSEKFHVDTPYNPRSPYSASKAGSDHLVRAYYTTYELPITISNCSNNYGPYHFPEKLFPLAITNIIEGKKVPVYGDGQYVRDWLYVEDHCLAIDAILTKGQIGETYLIGGLTDDISNLDAIKKILTIMGKGEDMIEYVKDRPGHDRRYAIDWSRTKEQLGWEPQYNFETGIEKTIQWYRENDSWWRDVKSGAYQEYYQKQYNQ
- a CDS encoding inositol monophosphatase codes for the protein MFDILQNAARAAAKIQLRYFRTTELDISHKTDHQNIVTKADKESQNVMEQCIVREMKKSKGINEEDIGFIGEEDLNTEGKHHFVIDPIDGTSNFASGIDYFCSSLAYFYKGELQAGLIYRPAHDEMYFAEKGRGAMVIIGGKNVSLNMKRLDTKNLMMSTNFGETMRNADQLPLIEKLMPSYRGVRAFGAVALDLAKVAGNEIGTSVDKGPFIWDISAGKIIIEEAGGVVFDWKGKEIELDLSDRKKRYSLIACHPEIKPIILSLL
- a CDS encoding PAS domain S-box protein, giving the protein MSFKKNGDTRYIQVSASPIRNRNEEIIAAASIISDITDQKKIELRKDDFVNMASHELKTPLTSIKLYTDIIERKMKHYHDREIQKIIDKNQEQIRRLQILVDDLLDVSRIQTGKLTFQKEIFDIHSVIQDTIELTKEAAAHHPIVYNRGKPVLVYADKFRIYQVLTNLITNAVKYSPKNSEIIIVTEVADKQVIVSVQDSGIGIPESEHEKIFERLYQVFESADQKSPGFGMGLFISKEIIRKHKGKIWVESEPGKGSTFYISLPLAKKPS